From Virgibacillus natechei, the proteins below share one genomic window:
- a CDS encoding branched-chain amino acid ABC transporter permease, translating into MDLFFQQLLNGLSNGSVYSLVALGLTMVFGILHIPNFAHGAFYMIGAYVTLTAMVLLGAPYWIALIISMVIIALLSVLSERLVFHPLRNAQPLHQMMGAIGILLFLVAFAEVVWGPRFQQMASPYGDAITIFGVTFTQQRLIVILASMVIMLLLHLFLTKTMIGSAIIAMAQNREGAYLVGINANMVAMMTFAIAGALAAAAATLSSPINLVFPDMGELVIMKAFVIIIIGGMGSIPGAIVAGYMLGIVESFGATYISGDYRDVIAFALLVIILTFKPTGLFPGRVH; encoded by the coding sequence ATGGACTTATTTTTCCAGCAATTGTTAAACGGACTCTCCAATGGAAGCGTTTATAGTTTAGTTGCTTTAGGATTAACAATGGTTTTCGGTATTCTGCATATCCCTAATTTTGCTCATGGAGCCTTTTATATGATTGGGGCATATGTAACACTGACTGCCATGGTATTGTTAGGCGCACCTTATTGGATAGCATTAATTATTTCCATGGTAATAATTGCTTTGCTATCCGTTTTATCCGAGCGGTTGGTATTTCATCCGCTTCGCAATGCGCAACCTCTTCATCAAATGATGGGGGCAATCGGTATTTTGTTATTTTTGGTGGCTTTTGCCGAAGTGGTATGGGGGCCTAGATTTCAGCAAATGGCCAGTCCATATGGGGATGCCATAACTATTTTCGGGGTTACCTTTACACAACAACGCTTAATTGTCATCTTGGCATCGATGGTTATTATGCTTCTGCTACATCTTTTCCTTACAAAGACTATGATTGGTTCAGCAATTATCGCAATGGCTCAAAATAGGGAAGGTGCCTATTTGGTAGGAATAAATGCAAATATGGTAGCAATGATGACTTTTGCCATAGCAGGTGCATTAGCTGCAGCTGCTGCAACGTTATCTTCGCCAATCAATTTGGTCTTCCCTGATATGGGAGAATTGGTAATTATGAAAGCGTTTGTAATTATTATTATTGGAGGCATGGGTAGTATCCCAGGAGCAATTGTGGCAGGTTATATGCTTGGCATAGTAGAAAGTTTTGGGGCAACTTATATTTCAGGGGATTATAGAGATGTCATCGCTTTTGCGTTGCTTGTAATTATTTTGACTTTTAAACCAACAGGATTATTTCCAGGGAGGGTACACTAA
- a CDS encoding SDR family NAD(P)-dependent oxidoreductase, with product MRLKNKVAIITGGGGDIGRATALRFIEEGARVMISDIGEEAGLKTVNLIRETGGEVEFIRTDMSNPEDVEKMIERTMDTFGRLDILFNNAGVDSTEKKIPDVSLEEWQKVIDVNLNGVFLGMKFAIPQMEAGSSIINTASIAGIKGQKLVSAYSASKSSVITLSKTAATEFGRKNIRVNAIAPGIIDTNMVGEWKKTEKWPVLSTANALKRIGKPVEIANAVLFLASNEASFITGETLVVDGGTMNI from the coding sequence ATGCGATTAAAAAATAAAGTCGCCATTATAACGGGTGGTGGAGGCGACATCGGTAGAGCCACGGCTTTGCGATTTATTGAAGAAGGTGCCCGCGTTATGATATCAGATATTGGTGAAGAAGCGGGTCTGAAAACAGTAAACTTAATTAGGGAAACGGGAGGTGAAGTCGAATTTATTCGCACTGATATGAGTAATCCTGAAGATGTTGAGAAAATGATAGAAAGGACAATGGATACTTTTGGTCGTCTTGATATCTTATTCAATAATGCTGGTGTTGATAGCACTGAAAAGAAAATACCTGATGTTTCATTGGAGGAATGGCAAAAAGTAATAGATGTAAACCTTAATGGTGTGTTCCTAGGTATGAAATTTGCTATTCCACAGATGGAGGCGGGGAGCAGTATTATTAATACCGCAAGTATAGCCGGAATCAAGGGACAAAAACTTGTTTCTGCTTACTCGGCTTCGAAGAGTAGTGTCATAACTCTATCTAAGACAGCAGCAACAGAATTTGGAAGGAAAAATATTCGTGTGAATGCCATTGCCCCAGGAATTATTGATACAAATATGGTAGGAGAGTGGAAGAAAACAGAAAAATGGCCGGTATTATCTACTGCTAATGCATTAAAGAGAATTGGGAAACCAGTAGAAATTGCTAATGCAGTTTTGTTTCTTGCATCAAATGAAGCCTCTTTTATTACCGGCGAAACACTTGTAGTTGATGGTGGAACGATGAATATTTAA
- a CDS encoding NADPH:quinone oxidoreductase family protein, producing the protein MQSWKVTELGEPSDVLELQDTPLPFVEAGNVLIEVEASSLNFFDILLCQGKYQEKPSIPFTPGSEVCGIIRETGEGAQLKEGQRVIATPGLPEGGLSEWVSVPEHSVYVISDTMSASEAAGMFITYQTSYYALYHRSNLQKGEVLLVHAGAGGVGSAAIQLGKAKGAKVIATAGGPEKVQICKELGADIAIDYRSQDFVEIVKKETGGRGADVIYDPVGADIFDRSRKCIAFDGRILVIGFAGGRIPDAPVNHALIKNYSIVGVHWGLFAKKNPEKVREIHHDLMRLYEEKAILPLIYREYDFKDVPSALEVLGDRKTYGKLIAKP; encoded by the coding sequence ATGCAAAGTTGGAAAGTTACAGAACTGGGAGAGCCAAGTGATGTATTGGAATTACAAGATACTCCCCTTCCTTTTGTAGAGGCAGGTAACGTCTTAATTGAGGTGGAAGCCTCTTCACTTAATTTCTTTGATATATTACTTTGTCAAGGGAAATATCAGGAGAAGCCTTCTATCCCTTTTACACCAGGATCAGAAGTTTGTGGGATTATTCGAGAAACAGGTGAGGGGGCTCAGTTAAAAGAAGGGCAACGAGTCATTGCAACACCCGGACTTCCTGAAGGAGGATTATCAGAATGGGTATCTGTCCCCGAGCATTCTGTTTATGTTATTTCAGATACGATGTCTGCAAGTGAAGCGGCGGGAATGTTTATAACTTATCAAACATCTTATTATGCATTGTATCACAGAAGTAACCTGCAGAAAGGGGAAGTTCTATTAGTTCATGCGGGAGCCGGTGGAGTTGGTTCAGCAGCTATTCAGCTAGGGAAAGCAAAAGGGGCAAAAGTTATTGCAACAGCTGGAGGGCCGGAAAAAGTGCAGATATGTAAAGAACTTGGAGCTGATATTGCAATAGACTACAGGTCTCAGGATTTTGTAGAAATTGTGAAGAAGGAAACGGGAGGACGTGGAGCAGATGTCATTTATGATCCAGTAGGTGCAGATATATTTGATCGATCTCGTAAATGTATTGCTTTTGATGGTCGTATTTTGGTTATTGGTTTTGCAGGTGGACGTATTCCAGACGCTCCCGTCAATCACGCATTAATTAAAAATTACTCGATCGTAGGTGTTCATTGGGGGCTGTTCGCTAAGAAAAACCCAGAAAAGGTAAGGGAAATTCATCATGATTTAATGCGGCTTTATGAAGAGAAAGCTATTCTTCCTTTGATTTATCGAGAGTATGATTTTAAGGATGTGCCTAGTGCCTTGGAAGTTTTAGGAGATCGTAAAACATATGGTAAATTGATAGCTAAACCTTGA
- a CDS encoding acyl-CoA carboxylase subunit beta, producing MDKEIEELVARKEKAKFGGGKEKIERQHRLGYYTARERIDKLVDTDTFLELGMLAHSDQVGSEEKSSGDGVITGLAKVNGRPVVIQAADKTVFAGTEGMVYFRKTQAAHNFAVKRGFPLLNLMEGGGLRMPDGMGADGISQMLFPNELLTHHREVPMLTAILGDSFGGPTWTAVSSDFVTLMKGTTMAVAGPRMLEVATGEKISNEELGGWEVHANFTGQVERFTEDEDASIEELKQFLSYMPLNGGEEPPYKETKDDPYRRLDEMVDLVPTRRKRAYDMKKVIKLVVDEGDYFELKSSYGTALITVLARIDGRVVGIIANQPLKFAGAAGAKECEKATDFIVLCDSYNIPLVFLHDIPGFRVSSDAEKLKMPTKIMVWNQALAQSTVPKISVVIRKSIGAAYGNMCGPTMGADFVVAWPTAEINFTGPEVGINVVYGNELQKSENPEKKREELLKSWSFDSSPYKAAGKHLIDDVIDPRDTRKFLSQTLEYACANKGSKSERNLANWPTGF from the coding sequence ATGGATAAAGAAATAGAAGAATTAGTAGCGCGTAAAGAAAAAGCAAAATTTGGTGGTGGAAAGGAAAAAATAGAAAGGCAACATAGGTTGGGGTATTACACTGCCAGAGAGCGGATCGACAAGCTTGTTGATACGGATACTTTTTTAGAATTAGGTATGCTTGCTCACTCCGATCAAGTAGGCAGTGAAGAAAAAAGTTCAGGAGATGGTGTCATTACAGGGTTAGCTAAAGTAAACGGGCGTCCAGTTGTGATACAGGCAGCGGATAAAACCGTTTTTGCTGGAACGGAGGGAATGGTATATTTTCGTAAAACACAAGCCGCTCATAATTTTGCGGTGAAGCGTGGGTTTCCTTTGCTTAACCTAATGGAAGGTGGCGGCTTGCGAATGCCAGATGGAATGGGGGCTGATGGGATAAGTCAAATGCTTTTTCCAAATGAACTCTTGACACATCATCGGGAGGTTCCTATGCTTACAGCAATTTTGGGAGACAGTTTTGGAGGACCGACTTGGACAGCGGTCTCTTCTGACTTTGTCACACTAATGAAGGGAACAACAATGGCAGTGGCAGGTCCTCGAATGCTTGAAGTAGCTACAGGTGAGAAAATTTCAAACGAAGAACTTGGTGGTTGGGAGGTTCATGCCAATTTTACTGGGCAAGTGGAGCGTTTTACTGAGGATGAGGATGCTTCCATCGAAGAATTAAAGCAATTCCTAAGCTATATGCCACTTAATGGAGGAGAAGAACCACCTTATAAAGAAACAAAAGATGACCCATATCGCCGACTTGATGAAATGGTTGATCTTGTTCCGACGAGAAGAAAGCGTGCTTACGATATGAAAAAAGTAATCAAACTAGTCGTTGATGAAGGAGATTATTTCGAATTAAAATCATCTTATGGTACAGCACTCATCACTGTCTTAGCGAGAATTGATGGGAGAGTAGTAGGGATTATTGCAAATCAGCCGCTAAAATTTGCCGGTGCAGCAGGTGCAAAAGAATGTGAGAAGGCTACAGATTTTATTGTATTGTGTGATTCCTATAATATTCCCTTAGTCTTTCTACACGATATTCCAGGTTTTCGGGTATCAAGTGATGCGGAAAAATTAAAGATGCCGACTAAAATCATGGTGTGGAATCAAGCACTTGCCCAATCTACTGTTCCAAAAATTTCGGTTGTCATTCGTAAGAGTATTGGTGCAGCTTATGGTAATATGTGCGGACCAACGATGGGGGCTGACTTTGTTGTTGCATGGCCAACAGCTGAGATAAATTTTACAGGCCCTGAAGTTGGAATCAATGTTGTATATGGAAACGAACTACAGAAATCAGAAAATCCTGAGAAGAAACGGGAAGAGTTATTGAAATCATGGAGTTTTGATAGTTCACCGTATAAGGCTGCGGGAAAGCATTTAATAGATGATGTTATTGACCCAAGAGACACACGAAAGTTTCTCTCGCAAACGTTGGAATATGCATGTGCAAATAAGGGTTCTAAAAGTGAACGAAATCTTGCAAACTGGCCGACGGGTTTTTAG
- a CDS encoding enoyl-CoA hydratase/isomerase family protein, whose product MSQLVTYKKENGIAIITIDNPPLNVLNQQIQKELKGITAEIKNDKEVVCVLLTSAGDKAFMAGADIKEFPEMMGNPDMRSEVMFMHGMLNDLDQLPKPTIAVLDGLTFGGGCELALSCDMRVAEEQTQLGFPEIKLGLFPGGAGTQRLPRLIGEAKAKEMMFTGEPIASDEAERIGLVNHVVPNGKAFDKAMNLALQIANKSLQPLSRIKNAVDEGLEMSLIEGIEKEADLFEEVFQTEDVKEGVEAFIEKRKPHFRHR is encoded by the coding sequence ATGTCACAACTTGTAACCTATAAAAAAGAAAATGGGATTGCCATCATTACAATCGATAATCCACCATTAAATGTGCTCAATCAACAGATACAAAAAGAATTAAAAGGGATTACTGCGGAGATAAAAAATGATAAAGAAGTTGTATGTGTCCTTTTAACCAGTGCTGGAGACAAAGCATTTATGGCTGGTGCGGACATAAAGGAATTTCCAGAGATGATGGGAAATCCAGATATGCGAAGTGAAGTAATGTTCATGCATGGCATGTTAAATGACTTGGATCAATTACCGAAACCAACCATTGCTGTACTTGATGGCCTTACATTTGGTGGTGGATGTGAACTTGCATTATCCTGTGATATGCGGGTTGCTGAAGAGCAGACACAGCTTGGTTTTCCAGAAATTAAGTTGGGCCTTTTCCCTGGTGGAGCAGGTACACAAAGACTTCCCAGGCTAATTGGTGAAGCAAAAGCAAAAGAAATGATGTTTACAGGGGAGCCAATTGCTTCAGACGAAGCTGAGAGAATCGGCTTAGTAAATCATGTGGTACCAAATGGGAAAGCATTTGATAAAGCGATGAACCTTGCCCTACAAATAGCAAATAAGTCACTTCAACCTTTATCTAGAATCAAAAACGCAGTCGATGAAGGATTGGAAATGAGTTTAATAGAGGGAATAGAAAAAGAAGCCGATTTATTTGAAGAAGTATTTCAAACAGAAGATGTTAAAGAAGGAGTAGAAGCATTTATTGAAAAAAGAAAACCTCACTTTAGACATCGGTAA
- a CDS encoding 3-hydroxyacyl-CoA dehydrogenase family protein, producing MNIENVQKVAVLGAGSMGHQIAMLCALGGYETSLQDIEVGAIDKAKEVLEARMQDWIKKDKVTKEQKEVAFEKLSTTTELETAVKDADLVIEAVVEKLDVKREIFAKLDSYAPKGAVLATNSSTIVNSKIADVTTRKDKVINMHFFFPPLVMDCVEVVKSDQTSAETAQTALDFCERIGRKGVLLEKEIYGFVANRLLFALSNEAVYLYENGYADFESIDLIAKKALSHPLGPFELMDLSGIDVGYYGNMQLYEETGDPKNKPPKSIEEKVKSGNLGRKTGKGWYDYTKGDK from the coding sequence ATGAATATAGAGAACGTACAAAAAGTTGCAGTCTTAGGTGCCGGTTCAATGGGGCATCAAATAGCGATGCTTTGTGCACTTGGCGGATACGAGACCTCCCTACAGGATATTGAAGTAGGTGCTATAGATAAGGCGAAAGAAGTATTAGAAGCTCGTATGCAGGATTGGATAAAAAAAGACAAAGTTACAAAAGAACAGAAAGAGGTAGCTTTCGAAAAACTTTCTACAACGACAGAGCTAGAAACGGCAGTTAAAGATGCAGACTTGGTTATCGAAGCCGTAGTGGAAAAATTAGATGTAAAACGTGAAATATTTGCCAAACTGGATTCTTATGCACCAAAGGGTGCTGTTTTAGCTACAAATAGCTCAACGATTGTAAATTCCAAAATTGCAGATGTCACCACAAGAAAAGATAAGGTGATTAATATGCACTTTTTCTTCCCGCCATTGGTAATGGATTGTGTCGAAGTAGTGAAAAGTGATCAAACCTCCGCGGAAACTGCCCAAACAGCACTCGATTTCTGTGAACGTATTGGACGTAAAGGCGTGCTTTTGGAAAAAGAAATATATGGTTTTGTAGCCAATCGCTTATTATTTGCACTGTCCAATGAAGCAGTTTATTTATATGAAAATGGGTATGCGGACTTTGAATCGATTGATTTAATTGCGAAAAAAGCATTAAGCCACCCACTTGGGCCATTTGAATTAATGGACCTTTCAGGAATAGATGTTGGCTATTATGGAAATATGCAGCTCTATGAGGAAACAGGCGACCCGAAGAATAAACCTCCAAAATCAATAGAAGAAAAAGTTAAATCTGGAAATCTTGGTCGAAAAACCGGTAAAGGTTGGTATGACTATACGAAAGGGGATAAATGA
- a CDS encoding long-chain-fatty-acid--CoA ligase — translation MLMNKVWLDQYPEHINKELEIPDKSIPEMLQETISNYGDQSALYFYGHEINYNKLGKLAGAFASVLQEEGIKKGDRVALMLPNCPQYVISYYGALQAGAIVTQINPMLVGKELEYILTDSGAETIVIYEPLLPVLNKIQDKTSAKRVIKVNLEGRDTEDSMAIGFDAFLKKASKPPEPVTIDSREDVAVLQYTGGTTGRSKGAMLTHKNLLANVMQTYEYFKDAIKPGKERFLTVIPLFHVYGMTSCMNLSIYTGAMSIMLPKFELEEVLQTIKEVQPTSFPGVPTMYIGLINHPKVSEYGLDSIEICNSGSAPMPREILKTFEGKTGANILEGYGLSETAPTTHCNPYFGKRKPGSVGIGVPCTDYKIVDLAAGESEMPVGETGEVLIKGPQVMKGYWNMPEETAQQLQNGWLYTGDIAYVDEEGYLFIVDRKKDLIIASGYNVYPRDVEEVIYEHPSVQEAVVVGIPDPYRGETVKAVVVLKENQQCDEKELIAYCRENLAAYKVPRLIEFREELPKTSVGKILRRKIREELV, via the coding sequence ATGTTAATGAATAAAGTATGGCTTGACCAATACCCAGAGCATATAAACAAAGAATTGGAAATACCAGATAAATCTATTCCAGAGATGTTACAAGAAACCATTTCGAATTACGGAGATCAATCTGCACTTTACTTTTATGGGCATGAGATAAATTATAACAAGCTTGGTAAACTAGCTGGTGCCTTTGCTTCTGTTCTTCAAGAAGAAGGCATAAAGAAAGGGGACCGGGTAGCGCTTATGCTACCGAATTGTCCGCAATATGTAATTAGTTATTATGGAGCTTTGCAAGCTGGGGCCATTGTTACCCAAATTAATCCAATGCTTGTTGGTAAGGAATTGGAGTATATATTGACGGATTCGGGTGCGGAGACAATTGTGATCTATGAACCATTGCTTCCCGTCTTAAACAAGATTCAAGATAAAACTTCTGCAAAACGCGTGATCAAAGTAAACCTAGAAGGCCGGGATACAGAGGACAGTATGGCAATTGGCTTTGATGCGTTTTTGAAAAAAGCATCGAAACCTCCTGAACCTGTGACTATCGATTCTCGTGAAGATGTAGCTGTTCTGCAGTATACAGGCGGTACGACAGGTCGTTCAAAAGGAGCGATGCTTACACATAAAAACCTGCTGGCAAATGTCATGCAGACATATGAATACTTTAAAGATGCCATCAAGCCAGGCAAAGAACGTTTTCTAACTGTTATTCCCTTGTTTCATGTCTATGGTATGACGTCATGTATGAACCTTTCCATTTATACAGGAGCGATGAGTATCATGTTACCAAAGTTTGAACTGGAAGAAGTTCTGCAGACAATTAAGGAAGTACAGCCAACCTCATTTCCTGGGGTTCCAACGATGTATATCGGTTTAATTAACCATCCAAAGGTCAGCGAATATGGACTTGACAGTATTGAAATTTGTAATAGTGGAAGTGCACCAATGCCTAGAGAAATTTTGAAGACGTTTGAAGGGAAAACGGGTGCAAACATATTGGAGGGGTATGGCCTCTCAGAAACTGCACCAACAACTCACTGTAACCCTTACTTCGGTAAACGAAAACCTGGAAGTGTCGGGATTGGTGTTCCATGTACTGATTATAAAATCGTTGACTTAGCTGCTGGTGAAAGTGAAATGCCTGTTGGCGAAACGGGAGAAGTACTAATTAAAGGTCCACAGGTAATGAAGGGCTACTGGAATATGCCAGAGGAAACAGCGCAACAACTTCAAAATGGCTGGTTATATACAGGTGATATCGCCTATGTGGATGAAGAGGGGTATTTATTTATAGTGGATCGCAAAAAAGATCTTATTATTGCAAGTGGATACAATGTATATCCCCGAGATGTGGAAGAAGTCATCTATGAACATCCTTCTGTCCAGGAAGCGGTTGTTGTAGGGATTCCTGATCCTTATCGCGGAGAAACAGTAAAAGCGGTTGTCGTTTTAAAGGAAAATCAACAATGCGATGAAAAAGAGTTAATAGCTTACTGTCGGGAGAACTTGGCGGCATATAAGGTGCCCCGCCTCATTGAATTTAGAGAAGAATTACCAAAAACCAGTGTTGGAAAAATTCTACGCAGAAAAATCAGAGAAGAATTAGTATAA
- a CDS encoding phosphotriesterase family protein, with translation MEEWIETVTGKILVEDMGKTLIHEHFVFGYPGFSGDVTKGAFNEQEALRVGIEAANAVKRNGVKTVVDPTPNECGRNPALLKKISESTGLQIICSTGYYYEGEGATPYFKFRYGLGTAEKDIYDMFMTEINEGIAKTGIRPGVIKLASSKDEITAYEKMFFDIAAKVHKETGIRIITHTQEGTMGPEQAKLLVESGVEPSKIVIGHMCGNTNLDYHEETLKTGVRIGFDRFGIQKLVGAPMDSERIETLTKLIQKGYENQIMLSHDSITYWMGRPPEMGDDVSELVKNWHPTHLFENIIPELKRNNVPENVLNEMFYLKNKHKSKM, from the coding sequence ATGGAAGAATGGATAGAAACCGTGACAGGAAAAATCCTGGTTGAAGATATGGGAAAGACATTAATACATGAGCATTTTGTATTTGGATATCCGGGTTTCAGTGGCGATGTGACAAAGGGAGCTTTTAATGAGCAAGAGGCATTAAGGGTTGGGATTGAAGCTGCTAACGCGGTAAAGAGAAATGGAGTGAAAACAGTTGTTGATCCAACACCAAATGAGTGTGGAAGGAATCCAGCGTTATTAAAGAAAATTTCTGAATCGACTGGACTACAAATTATTTGTTCCACCGGTTACTATTATGAAGGTGAAGGGGCAACACCATATTTTAAGTTTCGTTATGGGTTAGGAACAGCGGAAAAAGACATTTATGACATGTTCATGACAGAAATAAATGAAGGGATTGCAAAAACTGGTATCCGTCCGGGAGTTATTAAACTTGCTTCTAGTAAAGATGAGATTACAGCCTATGAGAAAATGTTTTTTGACATTGCGGCGAAGGTTCATAAGGAGACTGGTATCCGAATAATTACCCATACTCAGGAAGGAACAATGGGTCCAGAACAGGCCAAATTGCTAGTCGAGTCAGGGGTTGAACCGTCCAAAATTGTGATAGGGCATATGTGTGGAAATACAAACCTTGACTATCATGAAGAAACGCTAAAAACAGGTGTGAGGATTGGATTCGACCGATTCGGGATTCAAAAACTGGTTGGTGCTCCGATGGACAGTGAACGTATCGAGACACTAACAAAGTTGATTCAGAAAGGTTATGAAAATCAAATTATGCTTTCCCATGATTCAATTACTTACTGGATGGGACGTCCGCCTGAAATGGGTGATGATGTATCAGAGTTGGTTAAGAATTGGCACCCAACTCACTTGTTTGAAAATATTATACCTGAGTTAAAACGTAATAATGTACCTGAAAATGTCCTGAATGAAATGTTTTATTTAAAAAATAAACATAAATCAAAAATGTAA
- a CDS encoding long-chain-fatty-acid--CoA ligase encodes MNPNHFEFWPPLLSKTLTVPKTTLYDNLVISAKKYPDKIAIQYYGQAYSYKRLLKEVEQLAGYLESELNVKKEEKILLFMQNSPQFLISFFAILRLRAVVVPINPMSTTKDLTFYVQDCDIRQALVGQELYEKVIPLKEETSLKNLIVASYSDYMDTEKARENLPPELTAPSNALTEDTSWKDALNTTRQAAAYTGEDEDVAMIPYTSGTTGLPKGCVHTNKTVQANTVGTSHWMNVTADAVILTTLPLFHVTGLIHSALAPLYSGSTMVMMTRWDRDYAAKTIEKHGCSNWINISTMLIDFLSNPNLVNYDLSSLKAIGGGGAPLPEAVGEQLYNRTGLRYIEGYGLFETISQTHFNPPNRPKLQCLGIPSFDVDARIIDLVTGNELGANQEGELVVNGPQVFRGYYKRDQDNRESHIKIGEKKFFRTGDIVKVDEEGYFFIVDRLKRMINAAGFKVWPTEVESVLYKHHAVQQACVVSAPDAKRGETVKAFVILKDEFIGKVTENDIIEWSKEQMAAYKYPRILEFIESFPTTTSGKILWRELQKNS; translated from the coding sequence ATGAATCCCAATCATTTTGAATTTTGGCCCCCTCTTTTATCGAAAACATTAACGGTACCGAAGACGACATTATATGATAACTTGGTTATTTCTGCAAAAAAATACCCGGATAAAATAGCCATTCAGTATTATGGGCAGGCATATTCTTATAAACGGCTTCTAAAGGAAGTGGAACAGCTTGCCGGATATTTAGAGAGCGAGTTAAACGTTAAAAAAGAAGAAAAAATATTATTGTTCATGCAGAATTCACCTCAATTCTTAATTAGTTTTTTTGCGATTTTGCGCCTGAGGGCAGTAGTTGTACCAATCAACCCAATGAGTACTACGAAAGATCTAACGTTTTATGTTCAGGATTGTGACATCAGGCAAGCATTGGTTGGACAGGAATTATATGAGAAAGTAATACCACTAAAAGAAGAAACCTCTTTGAAAAATCTTATTGTGGCATCCTATTCAGATTATATGGATACGGAAAAAGCACGTGAGAATTTACCGCCAGAATTAACAGCACCATCGAATGCATTAACCGAAGATACTTCATGGAAGGATGCATTAAATACAACCCGTCAAGCTGCTGCATATACCGGAGAAGATGAAGATGTTGCAATGATTCCGTATACATCTGGGACAACAGGTTTGCCTAAGGGCTGCGTTCACACGAATAAAACCGTTCAGGCTAATACAGTTGGAACGAGTCACTGGATGAACGTTACCGCCGATGCAGTGATTCTGACCACCTTACCACTATTCCATGTGACCGGACTAATCCATAGCGCGTTAGCTCCCTTATATTCAGGAAGTACCATGGTAATGATGACACGCTGGGATCGTGATTATGCAGCTAAAACGATTGAAAAGCATGGCTGTTCTAATTGGATTAATATCAGCACCATGTTGATCGACTTTTTGTCCAATCCGAATCTAGTTAACTATGATTTATCTTCTTTGAAAGCAATCGGCGGAGGAGGCGCTCCACTTCCAGAGGCAGTTGGGGAACAACTGTATAATCGAACAGGTCTCAGATATATTGAGGGTTACGGTTTGTTCGAAACCATATCACAAACACATTTCAATCCACCTAATCGACCAAAGTTACAATGCCTAGGGATTCCTTCATTTGATGTAGATGCACGGATTATTGACCTAGTCACAGGAAACGAACTTGGTGCTAATCAAGAGGGAGAACTTGTTGTAAATGGACCACAAGTTTTCCGCGGTTATTACAAACGTGATCAAGATAATAGAGAATCGCATATCAAAATAGGTGAGAAAAAATTTTTCCGGACGGGTGACATTGTGAAAGTAGATGAGGAAGGCTACTTTTTCATCGTTGACCGCCTGAAACGAATGATCAATGCAGCGGGGTTTAAAGTATGGCCAACGGAAGTTGAATCCGTTTTATATAAACATCATGCCGTACAACAGGCATGTGTAGTCAGCGCCCCTGACGCCAAGCGTGGCGAGACTGTCAAAGCATTTGTCATTCTGAAAGATGAGTTTATTGGGAAGGTAACTGAAAATGACATCATAGAATGGTCGAAGGAACAAATGGCTGCCTATAAGTATCCACGTATCCTTGAATTTATTGAAAGCTTCCCAACGACAACCAGTGGGAAGATCTTATGGAGAGAATTACAGAAGAACAGCTGA